In the Paenibacillus sp. FSL R7-0337 genome, GTTGCTGCTAAGCATTGCGACTGCCAGGCAATCGGTGCCTTTTCCAACCATAGTTGAAGCCCTGCTTATGTTGACCATTTTCGAGGTGTTGCGGGAAGCGGGGGCGCGGATACCGACTTCGATTGGGCAGGCGGTAAGCATTGTCGGAGCGTTGGTGCTGGGTCAGGCTGCTGTGGATGCACGGATTGTCAGTGCGCCGATGGTCATCGTGGTGGGCTTGACAGGGATAACGACCCTGCTGAATCCAAGGCTGACCGGGCCGCTGATCATCGCCAGACTGGCGCTGCTGGGCGCCACCTTTTTCCTCGGTCTCTACGGATATTTCTTCGGTCTGCTCGGTCTGGTCATTCACCTGATGAGTCTGCGCTCCTTCGGGGTCTCTTACATGCTGGGAGTTGGCTCGATCCGCCCGCAGGATATTAAGGATACAACCATCCGTGCCCCCTGGTGGGATATGAATCTGCGGCCGGCGATGATTGGAATGCGCAACCGGAGACGGAAGCCGCCGAAAAGACCGGCGAAGCGGTCATGAGATCCCTGCGAAGAGGGATCGCCTCTCTGATCTCACTACTGCTGCTGTTGAGCCTGGGACTCACCGGCTGCTGGAATTATACCGAGGTGGATGATATGGCGATTGTAGCCGGGGTGGCCATTGACAAAGATGAGGATGGGAAGCTGTTGCTTACAGTAGAGATCGTAGATACTGGCGGGGCAGCCAACAAGGCTCAGGCGGGCTATAAAATGGTCAGCCTCAGCGGGAATACGATGTTTGAAATCGTCCGCAATATGATCTCTATGACCGGCAAGAGGCTATTCTGGAGTCACGCCAAGGCAATAATCATCAGTGAGGAAGCCGCCAGAGAGGGGCTGGTGAAAGTCATTGACTGGTACAGCCGGGACACGGAGACCCGTTCGGATGTGTTCATCTTCATATCAGGAGAGAAGACGGCCCGCGAGGTGCTCAATCTGAACAGTACCACAGAAGCGATTCTGTCTTTTGAATTAGCCCAGATGATGCATGACGAGAAGTATATGAACATCGCTCCGGCTGTGGAGATCTGGGATTTCATTGACAAGCTGGAGACTTCAGGGATTTATGCTACAGCCCCAATCATTCATATTCATCAGAAAAATGGTGAAAAGAGCGAAAGGGTGGCAGGCACCGCCGTATTCGTGAAGGACCGGATGGTGGGCAAACTGAGCGGCGATGAGACGAAGACGATGCTTATGATCAAAAATGTACTGCAAGGAGGGGTGCTGGTTGTGGATGATAAGCGGGGGAACCCGGCGTATTCCCTGGAGATTGTCTCCAATCAGACCAAGCTGAAGCACCAAATGGTAAATGGCAGGCTCCAGATGGAGATTCGTACGGCAACCAAGACGGGGCTGGATGAGGTGATGACCACGGACGGATTCTTAAAAAATGAGACTATTCATGATATTGAGCAACGGGCGGCTGAGCAGCTGCAGGCGGATATTCTTACGTTAGTTCATAAGATGCAGCAGCAATATGAAGCTGATATTTTTGGCTTTGGCGAGAGCCTGTACGAGAAGCAGCCCAAGCTCTGGGCGGAGCTGAAGGATCACTGGCCTGAGGTCTTTGCCGGTCTTGAAGTGAACGTCAAGTCCAAGGTGACGATACAGAGCAGTGCCAAGACATCGCGGGCCATCCGGCTGGGAGATTAAGCTATGGCTATTTACGTGGTGTTGATCTATGCCTTGATCGCTGTAATTGATCCATATGGGCTGCGGAAGAAGGGAATGAAGCGGGATTTCCTGGTCTGTTCTGCCCTGTACCTGATCTCCTTCGCGCTGGCCTTCGCACTCTCGATGCGTTGGGAGATACCCAGTCCGTCCCCGCTGTTTGTGGATTGGATCAAAAGGCTATATTAGCGCGTGACGCTGAAGGAGGAGGAGAGTGTGAGCAAAGAGATTATTCCGGCTGGCCAGTCGATCAGCATCGCTGTATTATTTATCACCGGCGCTTCTCTGTTCCTGGGTACCTCGTCACAGTCCGGCAACAGCAGCTGGATTGCCCAGCTCCTGGCCATACTGCTGGCGATTCCCCTCATGCTGATCTATGCGAGACTCCATGTCCTGTTTCCAGGCAAGGATCTGTATGACATGCTGATTGAAGTGTTCGGCTCCGTCCTGGGACGGATGCTCTGTTGTCTGTACATCTGGTATGCTTTACATCTTGGAGCGCTGGTGCTTCGCAATTTCGGGGAGTTCAGCAAGACCGTGGCTTTAACCGCAACTCCGATGCTCGCACCTATGCTTGTGATCGGCCTGCTCTGTATCTGGGTGGTCCACGCCGGGATCGAGGTGCTTGGAAGAAGCGCCAAATTCCTGCTGCTGTTCTCGCTGATTGTAATTGTGGTCCTACAACTACTCTCTGTACCCAAGTTTGAGTACCATCATCTGAGGCCACTGCTCCATACCAGATTAGACCTTATTCTTGCAGATACGGCTGGCTCGTTCACCTTCCCTTTTGCCGAGATTGTAGTCTTCCTGGGCGCGTTCAACGCCATCCCGGCCAAGGGCTCTGCCAAGCGGGTGCTGGTCAGCAGCACACTGATTGCAGGGGTTATCATTATTATGATTACACTGCGCAACCTGCTGGTGCTTGGCCCTGATATTCTGTCCGGTCTGTACTTCCCCTCTTACGTGGCGGTCAGCCGGATTAATATCGGTGATTTCGTTACCCGGATCGAGGGCTCGGCAGCCATTGTGTTTGTTACGGCGCTCTTCGTCAAGGTCAGTCTGTGTCTGTATGTAACCTGTAACGGGGTAGCGAAAGTATTCAAGCTGGGTAGCTACCGGTCTGTAGTGCTGCAGATGGGACTGATCATGATCTATCTGTCGGACTTCATCTATTCCAATATTATGGAAATGGAAGAGTTCGCGTATCACATCTACAAGGTATATGCCCTCCCGTTCGAAGTGGTGATTCCTGTGCTGCTGTGGCTTACAGCCGAGCTTGTTGTCCGCAAAAGGTGCAGCAGGCACAAGGCTCTTCCAGAGCAGCAGCCGGAAGGTTTATAGAGCAGAGCAGCGTCATTTCTTCAGCCCCGCCCTGCGGGGCTTTCCGGATTTCAACCTGTGCTGAAGTTAGCTATAATGAGAGATAAGAGAGAATTTCATAGAACAGGTAAGAAAGGCGTGGATTACAGATGAGCGTATCCAGCATTGTAATGTCCTCACATTGGGGCAGAGAGGTCAGACATAAGCTTATTACGCAAGGCTCCAAGGTGCTGGCCGTGGTGTTTCCAGGACAGAATTATTCCGCCGAGCGGCCGCTGCTGGATTATGCAGGCAAGCTGGCCCGGGAATACGGCTGTGACCTGCTGCTGCTCGAATACGGCTACCAGGCTGCCAGAGTAGCCTTCAAGCGCGAAGAGATTGATATTGTTGCCGAGGAATGCAAGATTGCGCTTGCTTCGCTTCCCGACTATGAGCAGTTCCTGTTCATCAGTAAGAGTATGGGCACGATTATTGCCGGTAAGGCGGCGTCGGAGCCCGGAATGGGCGAGAAGGTCTCGCATCTGTTCCTTACCCCTGTTCCCGAGAGCCTTCCGTTCATCCGGCAGAGCCGGGGCAGTGTGATCTACGGCGGGAGTGACCCGATGTTCACCGGGCAGCATCCTGCCGAGCTTAGCAGCATGAAGCAGGTAAGGGTATATAGAATTGACGATGCCAACCACTATCTGGAGGTGGATAGCGTCAACGAATCGCTGGCTGTGCTGCTGGTTATTATTAATTTTTATCATGAATTTTTCCGAGATTCACTATAAAAGGAGATGAGAGCATGATTACAGAAGCGGCAATGCTTCAGGTGAAGCCGGGACAGACCCATTCCTTCGAGCAGAGCTTCAGGGAGGCTTCCCCGCTGATTGCTTCGATTGACGGGTATTTGGGCCATGAGCTTCAGCATTGTATGGAGGATGACCACAAGTATCTGCTGGTTGTCAGATGGCGCAGCCTGGAGGATCATACCGTAGGCTTCAGGGAATCGCCCCAGTATCAGGAGTGGAAGGCGCTGCTGCATCATTATTACAGCCCTTTTCCTATAGTAGAGCATTATACGAAGGTTAGTCTGGATTAGTGGAGAGGGTGCGTATATGCAGGGGAAGGTGATCGGCCAAGGCAGAACGGCTGAAGTGTTGGAGTACGGGGAAGGAAGGATTCTTAAGCTGTACCGTGACGATGTTCCAGAAGAACATGTGGACTTGGAATACCGCATCAGTAAATGGGTCTATGAACAAGGTGTTGCTACTCCGCAGCCCCATGAGCGGGTAGTTGTAGAGGGCAAACAGGGAATTGTATATCAGCAGATCGCCGGTCCTACCCTGCTGCAGCAGATGAACCGGAAGCCGTGGCTGAACTTCAGCGGCTTCAAACAGATGGCCGCCCTGCATTACAGCCTCCATCAGCTTGACGGCATGGGCGAAGCCGGAGCGCAGAAGAAGCGCCTGGAACAGCAGATTATCGCGGCACCCATGCTTGAGACCGAGGAGAAAACACAGATTCTGTCCCGGCTTGCCCGGCTGCCGGATGGGGAGAAGCTATGCCATGGCGATTTCCACCCGGATAATATCCTGATGGACGATAAGCTGTGGGTCATTGACTGGATGACCGGCGTCCACGGTAATCCTGCGGCAGATGTGGCACGTTCAGTAATCATGTTCAGTATCGGGGCCATGCCTCCGCAGGCTTCCGTGTTCGCTAAGGGGTTCCTGGGGTTCGCCAGGAAGCGGCTGACCGCGCAATATGTCGGCAGGTATCGGAAACTGTCAGGCTTGACGCTTGCGGA is a window encoding:
- a CDS encoding Ger(x)C family spore germination protein translates to MRSLRRGIASLISLLLLLSLGLTGCWNYTEVDDMAIVAGVAIDKDEDGKLLLTVEIVDTGGAANKAQAGYKMVSLSGNTMFEIVRNMISMTGKRLFWSHAKAIIISEEAAREGLVKVIDWYSRDTETRSDVFIFISGEKTAREVLNLNSTTEAILSFELAQMMHDEKYMNIAPAVEIWDFIDKLETSGIYATAPIIHIHQKNGEKSERVAGTAVFVKDRMVGKLSGDETKTMLMIKNVLQGGVLVVDDKRGNPAYSLEIVSNQTKLKHQMVNGRLQMEIRTATKTGLDEVMTTDGFLKNETIHDIEQRAAEQLQADILTLVHKMQQQYEADIFGFGESLYEKQPKLWAELKDHWPEVFAGLEVNVKSKVTIQSSAKTSRAIRLGD
- a CDS encoding alpha/beta hydrolase, with product MSVSSIVMSSHWGREVRHKLITQGSKVLAVVFPGQNYSAERPLLDYAGKLAREYGCDLLLLEYGYQAARVAFKREEIDIVAEECKIALASLPDYEQFLFISKSMGTIIAGKAASEPGMGEKVSHLFLTPVPESLPFIRQSRGSVIYGGSDPMFTGQHPAELSSMKQVRVYRIDDANHYLEVDSVNESLAVLLVIINFYHEFFRDSL
- a CDS encoding aminoglycoside phosphotransferase family protein, which translates into the protein MQGKVIGQGRTAEVLEYGEGRILKLYRDDVPEEHVDLEYRISKWVYEQGVATPQPHERVVVEGKQGIVYQQIAGPTLLQQMNRKPWLNFSGFKQMAALHYSLHQLDGMGEAGAQKKRLEQQIIAAPMLETEEKTQILSRLARLPDGEKLCHGDFHPDNILMDDKLWVIDWMTGVHGNPAADVARSVIMFSIGAMPPQASVFAKGFLGFARKRLTAQYVGRYRKLSGLTLADIEPWILPVAAARLVEGLPVPEKELLVREIRRRLRA
- a CDS encoding endospore germination permease translates to MSKEIIPAGQSISIAVLFITGASLFLGTSSQSGNSSWIAQLLAILLAIPLMLIYARLHVLFPGKDLYDMLIEVFGSVLGRMLCCLYIWYALHLGALVLRNFGEFSKTVALTATPMLAPMLVIGLLCIWVVHAGIEVLGRSAKFLLLFSLIVIVVLQLLSVPKFEYHHLRPLLHTRLDLILADTAGSFTFPFAEIVVFLGAFNAIPAKGSAKRVLVSSTLIAGVIIIMITLRNLLVLGPDILSGLYFPSYVAVSRINIGDFVTRIEGSAAIVFVTALFVKVSLCLYVTCNGVAKVFKLGSYRSVVLQMGLIMIYLSDFIYSNIMEMEEFAYHIYKVYALPFEVVIPVLLWLTAELVVRKRCSRHKALPEQQPEGL
- a CDS encoding antibiotic biosynthesis monooxygenase, which produces MITEAAMLQVKPGQTHSFEQSFREASPLIASIDGYLGHELQHCMEDDHKYLLVVRWRSLEDHTVGFRESPQYQEWKALLHHYYSPFPIVEHYTKVSLD